The region TTGAAATGCACTCAACAGGTGCAAGGAGGAACGGCATTTACCCTGTTTCTCTTTATCCTATAGAGATAATAATAAAGGATCCGGTCATAAAAGTCAAGTTTCTTTTTGTTCACAATCAAAGATTTCACAAACTCTCCCATGAGGAGAGAAATATTATTAAATATTAATTATAAATTAATTAATAACTATATTAAACATATTATACGAGGAGGAAAAGAGATGAACCTACTATATTTATCGGCAAGTTTTTACCACATATTGAATACTTTTACAAGTTCTTTTAAAAACAAACAAAGTTTCAACAACTTTGTGACTCTAACTATTGGTTGGTTACTAACACCAGGACGAAAGACTATTACCCGCATAATTCAAACTATAGGTGCAGACAAAAGAAAACATCATAGTTGTTTCTACAATTTCTTTAAAAGGGCTAAATGGGACATTAACCATTTAGTCTATGGAGTATTGAAAATGATCGTTATCACCCTTATCCCAGAAGGAAGCATTGTTCATACTGTTGGTGATGATATCCTAATTCGCCAAGAGCGGGAAAA is a window of bacterium DNA encoding:
- a CDS encoding transposase codes for the protein MNLLYLSASFYHILNTFTSSFKNKQSFNNFVTLTIGWLLTPGRKTITRIIQTIGADKRKHHSCFYNFFKRAKWDINHLVYGVLKMIVITLIPEGSIVHTVGDDILIRQEREKDSRNRYIQRLCSFYQENPCL